In Candidatus Methylomirabilota bacterium, the genomic window TTCTCCGGCCGCTCGAAGGCCACCTTGTTCCAGTACATCATGTGGATGTCGCCGTCGTAGGGCATGGACACGAGCTTGCCCTGGTAGCGCAGCATCACCTTGGCGAACACGGGGACGATGTCCTCCACGGCGAAGTCGAGTTTCAGCTTCTGCATCCACGGCTCGAGCGGCTCGAAGTGACGCCCGTAGTCCGGCATGTTCGAGGGCCCGAACATCACGAGGTCCCAGGGGCTCGAGCCGGAGTTGAACTCCAGGAGCGTCTTCGACACGAAGGCGTCGAGGGGGATAACCTCCGTCTCGATCTTCACGCCGAGTTTCTCGTACAGATCCTTCTCGACCAGGCTGAGCGAGTACTTGACGTACTCCGCATTCACCACCGCGCGGATGGTCTGGCCCTCATAGGGTCGGGCGGCGCCCACCGTGGGCACCTGCGAGCCGAGGAAGGCGACCAGACCCACGAGCATCACGACCACGACGATCAAGAGCGAAGCACGACGCATGGACGCCTCCTTGAGTTGACGGCTAGCCCTTGGTGCCGCCGAGGGCGAGACCCTTGACCAGATACCGCTGGAGCATGAAGGCGACGGCAAAGGCGGGCAGGACGCCCAGCACCACCGAGGCCGATGCCTCGCCATAGAACATGTCGGTGCCCCCCGACGTGAACGAGGTGACCAGCACCATCATGGTCTTCGTCTCGATCCCCGTGAGCACCACGGCGAAGAGGAACTCGTTCCAGGTGGCGATGAAGGCGAAGAGGGCAACCACCGCCATCCCGGGCGCGATGATGGGCACAACCACCTGGATGAGGGCGCGCAGGCGCGAGCAGCCGTCGATCATGGCCGCCTCCTCGATCTCCATGGGGAACTCGCGGAGGAAGCCCACGAGGAGCCATACCGCGAAGGGCACGTAGAGGACGGTGTACACGAGGACGAGGCCCAGATAGCTGTTCGTCAGCCCGAGCATCTTGTACATGATGTAGATGGGGATGATCAGCGCGATGGCGGGAAGCATCCGGAGCACGAGGAGGACGGTGGAGAGGAGCCCGCCCCCGAACCGCCAGCGCGCGATGGCATACGCGGTGGGCAAGCTGACCACGAGGGCCGCGAACATGCTGAGGGAGGAGATCACGAGGCTGTTCGTGAAGTAGCGGGCCCCGCTCGACCGGGTGAAGAGCGCGGCATAGTGCGCGAGCGACGGATCGGGGGGAATCCACACGGGCGGGAAGGTGAAGAAGTCCTCGTTGCCCTTGAGCGAGGTGGTGACGATCCAGAAGAACGGGCCCAGGAAGAAGACGAGGGCGACGAGCAGCCCGAGATAGGTCAGGAGGTGGGCGACCCCGCGCTGCGCCCGGCGGCGGTTCCTCCGCCGCGCGACTACCTGAGGCCGCCGCTCGACGGCGATGGCCATCAGGCCGCCCGTGCCTCGCGAAGGCGCTGGATCCACATGAAGAGCAGCGTGAGGACGAGCACGCCGCCCACGATCACGTAGGAGAGCGCGGCGGCGTAGCTCATGCGGAAGTCCTTGAAGCCCGCCAGGTAGGTGGTGAAGGCCACCGTCTCCGTGCTGCTTCCGG contains:
- a CDS encoding extracellular solute-binding protein: MRRASLLIVVVVMLVGLVAFLGSQVPTVGAARPYEGQTIRAVVNAEYVKYSLSLVEKDLYEKLGVKIETEVIPLDAFVSKTLLEFNSGSSPWDLVMFGPSNMPDYGRHFEPLEPWMQKLKLDFAVEDIVPVFAKVMLRYQGKLVSMPYDGDIHMMYWNKVAFERPENRTKFKAKYGRDLLPPKTWKQWDEAAEFFNGWGWDGSDRKLFGAGASYKPSGSGYSYHWWRSRFFSYG
- a CDS encoding carbohydrate ABC transporter permease produces the protein MAIAVERRPQVVARRRNRRRAQRGVAHLLTYLGLLVALVFFLGPFFWIVTTSLKGNEDFFTFPPVWIPPDPSLAHYAALFTRSSGARYFTNSLVISSLSMFAALVVSLPTAYAIARWRFGGGLLSTVLLVLRMLPAIALIIPIYIMYKMLGLTNSYLGLVLVYTVLYVPFAVWLLVGFLREFPMEIEEAAMIDGCSRLRALIQVVVPIIAPGMAVVALFAFIATWNEFLFAVVLTGIETKTMMVLVTSFTSGGTDMFYGEASASVVLGVLPAFAVAFMLQRYLVKGLALGGTKG